The nucleotide sequence aagcaacagttaggaaaaaagaaaagaagcaatagttagaaccggacatgaaacaatagactggttcaaaatgggaaaggagtacggcaagACTGTATATTGCCACACTgtaaatttaacttatatgtagagtaagtacatcatgcgaaaggCCAGGCTGGAACTGGGCCAATGCCCCACTTTCTCGTCTTTAATGGTTGGCCTTGGAACTGGCGAGTGTGTCAggtagcttgctgatgtgttccAGTGAGCATAccctgaggctcaaggtctagtggaagcgGACTAGTCTGTTATCTTGGACCTATTTGGTTTTAATCAGTACGTGATGTCCTCGGGATTTGTCATCCTTTCAAAGGTTgggccctgcccccttcccttttGTGTCATTCCCACAGCCTGGTGCAGCATCTGACATGCAGCAAGACTTCAGGAAGAATTTCTTATTGAGCGAATGAGTGACTCAGGACCCCGGAGCTCCTTTTCCAGTGAAGAGGCGACTGAACCCTGAGTCTGATGTCATGAAAACCTAACCTAGAATCAGGCTTGAGCTCTGTCCTTTCTTAATTGTATGACTTTTGCCAAATTACTCCTTTTTGACCTGAACTTAGTTTTCTCTATAAAAAGGGACAGTGTGGGCCATAATTCCTTGTCTGCCATTCTGAAATAAAAAGTTGTTATTTATAATGTTAAGTTTCTAGTATAAAGGAAAGTGATTTggtcatatattctttttcatattcttttccactatggtttattataggatattgaatatagttccctgtggcaTATAGTAGGAacttgtttctctattttatatacagaaatttgtatctaatcccaatctcccaattcattccttCCCTAACCCTttttctctttggtaaccatacctTTGTCTTctatgtgagtctgcttctgtttggtaaataagtttattcgtatcatattttagattccacgagTGAtatcacagtatttgtctttttctgtcttcactcagtatgatactctctaggtccatccatattgctgtaaATTGAATTATGAAAAAACTTAAGTCAGTTGGTGGCAAAAACGAAAGTAATCTGAATTTTTTAGGCAGCAAAGCTAGCCTTGAACTGTGGGGCTATTTATTCCACTCCATGTGAATATTCATGTCTCTTTACAGAATTAATGTGTTTCATTAAAGAGCTTAGGGAGGATTACATAATATACAGTATGTGCACCATATTGCATGATATTATCTAAAACATGAAAAACGGTGAATTTGGAAACAGATCTGGCCCCAAAGATTTCCAATAAGGGGCTGAGGACTCTCAACACTGCCACTGAGGGATGgagtgaaggttaaatgagaacGCTTTCTTAATAACGGTGTGAGCAATGGCCAGGCCCAGAATCAAAAAACAGAAcagggtgggatggaggtggaaagtggaaaagtgtgtgtgtgtgttcacccACAGAAAAGAGGCTGGAGCAGCTAGTTAAGGCAGATTCTTGGCTTGCAGGCTCAGGAGTTAAGCCTTAAACCAGAGGAAATAActaggagtgggggtggggaaggacatGGGAAGTAACCAAAAGATAACCTGATTTTTAGATCTGGATGGACAAGCCTGGCGGCAGGGAGAGCAACTAGGAGACTCCTAGGTGACCACGAGCCCAGGCAGAGATCAGCGAGGGTCCTTCATGCAGAGGatctgggaggcagggagagccAGGCTTCGTGACGCCCGGCAGCTGGTGAGGGTTTCTCCGCCTCAGACCTTCAGAAACCAGCGCCAGTCCCCGCAGCCCGATACTGGGAGAAATGGCCTAGATGGAGCTAGAGAGAGGGGAAACCCCAAATCAGCACACATTAAAGGCAAGCTGGTGTCGGGAAGCGCCTAAGTTGGGAACCAGGAAAACCAGGGGCTCAGTCTTTTCTCTCCAACTTTGAGTTGGTGGGGGCTGTGCAACTGATTCCACTTCAACATGCCTGCAAAATGGCAACATCGATGATCTACAGTGCCAGACGGAAATGATATACCACATGTGAAAACGCTTTGGAACTGAAGCCTCAATAGGGTTATTCAATTCCAGAGGTGACTGACCATTTTCCTTCACCGTAATAGCGCGTTTCAACGTTTCCTCAAAAGTTGGCTACTGTCCAACGCTTGTAGGGCGATAGTATTTTGATTTTCCGCCGGCGCGTCCGAGAATTTTCACGAAGTGTGATCCCAGATGCTCGCCGTAGGACCTCTAAATCCCGCCTACCAAACTGACGCCCTGGTCGGAACGCAAGCAAGGCGAGAATGAGCATGCGCAGAAATGGAGTCCAGTGTCGGCCCCGCGACCCGACGTCTGCCGCGGGTGCGCGCTCGCACGCCGGAAGGGGCGGAGCCAGGCTAGGATTTATATATCTCGCGCGGCTAGCGGGTCGACCTCTACCGGCAGCTTCCGAGGGCAGGATGGTATGTAGTGTAATGGCGGCTTTCTCTTTGTCGTGGTGGCATGGCTGAATCCGCGGCACATCCCCGCCATCTCGGTTCACCCGGTGCCGGGGTTCTGCTGTAATAGCACGGGGCACTCAGCGGAACCCGCGGTCAGGTCTATTTCCTGAAAACGTCCTGGACTTGAGGATGGTTTGGGGCCTGCCTGTCGGCTGGCTAGAGGCCTTGGCTTGTGGGGCCTGGGCCTGACAGTTTTCAAACCATGGACTATTCCTGGATTTCTACCTCAGCATTCGAGATCCAAGACGTGAGCCCTTTGGCAGGAGGACCTTGTGTGCGATTGTTTGGCTCTAGTGTTAAAAAGGTGCAGAAATCCAGGCCGGCAGGCTGGAGAGGGTATTCGGGACAGGGGTTGTTGAGGCTTCATTCTGAAACGTCTGGGAACGTTGATACAACTCCTTTGGCCTCTAGAGTTGTCAGAAACCAGAAATGATGAACTTATTGACGGGCGGACAGAGACACTGTGCTGATTGTCATGTTCTGATTTGGCTCTGTCGAGTTCTAGTGGCCACTCTTTTCCGGTTTGGCTCCCGTTGGGAACATGGGGCATCCTTCAGTACCATTGTCCGCCACCCAGCCCCTTGACAAGGAGTCCCTGGGCAAAATGGCAATAATGATGATCAGAATCTTGAGTGTAAGGCTTGTTAAGCGATCCTTAATGCGACTCTCTggtgtgtgtttttcttcttaaagaggaaaagggggatgCTTCGTTTTAAGTTACAAGGTGAAGGGTTGAGGTAAATGTTCACTTCAAGTCTGACTGAATAATAGCTTCTGGATGTGTGATTGTGAAGAATTAAACTTAATTCTGAATGTAGATATTTTACGTGGGTTGCTGGCATGGAGTCGTCATTGCTTGAAATCCTCCTAAAACCTAGGCCTCTGGGAACGAAGGTCCTCAGAAGGTGCTAATGTTCTTCTATTTCTCTTAGTCTCACAGGAAGTTCTCTGCTCCCAGGCACGGGTCCCTGGGCTTCCTGCCTCGGAAGCGCAGCAGCCGGCACCGCGGGAAGGTGAAGAGCTTCCCCAAGGATGACTCTTCCAAGCCCGTGCACCTCACTGCCTTTCTTGGCTACAAGGCTGGCATGACCCACATTGTGAGGGAGGTCGATAGGCCAGGGTCCAGTAAGTACATGCTGCATCTTTCTAGCTGATGGGAGAGCTGGAGTTGACTAGATGGGGCCAAGCAGTCAGAACGGAGCAGGCTTTGGGGAGATCAACAGAACCTCTGGACTTcagaatggaaatatattttaggattgattagtATTCCAGAGTTCAGGTGACTGACATTGTTTTAGGCAGAGGGGTGTAATGAAGTCAAGGAGCATGGTGAGTAAATTTGTTAAGAGCCAAAGAATAGAAGGGTTCCcccgctggctcagtggtaaaagaacctgcctgccaagcaggagacccctgggtcggtaagatccctggaaaaggaaatggcagcacattgcagtattttttttctgggaaattgAAGTAGAAAAGTGACTAAGTAGAACACCTAGCACTGATTACTGAAACAGATAGCGTTAGACAGTTAAAATGGTTTCTGGGCTCTGGTGTTACTACCTTACTGTACTTAGTATTCTTGTATTCTGAAAGCAATGAGGAATTTGTCTCTAGAGAGGGCTGCAACAGACCAGAGCTGGAACCAGACTTACGTGGTTGAATAGGGTCCAGATGGTTTTGATTGAGTTGAAAATATCTGCGCACCAGCTGAACAGTCTGCAGTGAGGACAGGCCTGAGAGGTGCAGACCGCTGCAGACCGTCCTGTGAAGCAGATTGCTGGCCTGGAAGGGCACGTGTGGGGACTCGGTAGTCCACTCAGCTTTGACCACCTACTTTATTTGCAGAGGTGAACAAGAAGGAAGTGGTGGAGGCTGTGACCATCGTGGAGACTCCGCCCATGGTGATTGTGGGCATCGTGGGCTACGTGGAAACACCCCGAGGCCTCCGGACCTTTAAGACCATCTTTGCTGAGCATATCAGTGACGAGTGCAAAAGGCGCTTCTACAAGAACTGGTAAGGGAGCCACGGCTGGGCTCACCCTGGGCTGGGCTAGGGGAAAGGGCCGGGTGCTTTGTGGGGCCTCAGCTCCGTAGTCGGCGGCAGGGCAGCTGCTTTGGTGTCAGGTTTAGTCACCTCTTGGGCAGAACAGTTCTCAGAAACAATGGGAGCAGCGTCCCGGGACATTTCCTTTGGTGTTGACCTCGGGCGCTGCCTCGGTTCAGCAATCCTTTTGGTTGCTGACAAGTATGGGGGTCTACCTAGAGTGGTAACTGacgcccccagcccaccccaggtGTGTGGTCTGGTTAATGGCTAACTTGGAGCAAGAATTTGTGTATCCGAATGTCGTGTTTCATTATTAACCTTGTGGACCTCTGCTCAGCTCCGCTCGGCTCTGCCCGATGAGCTCCATCCTGGCTCCGCTTGCCGGTGGAAAAGGCTCCTTAGAAGCCGGCAATGAGCCCCGTCCCCACACGGTGCCTGTGTGCCTCCCCCTCACCCGTTGGAGGGCTGATGAAGGCTGGCACCTGGGCCCCCTCCCCAACTCTGCTCTGCTCCTGAAGGCATAAGTCCAAGAAGAAGGCCTTCACCAAATACTGCAAGAAGTGGCAGGACGCAGACGGCAAGAAGCAGCTTGAGAGGGACTTCAGCAGCATGAAGAAGTACTGTCAGGTCATCCGTGTCATTGCCCACACCCAGGTGAGTGCTCGCCAGGGCCAAGAGGAGGGTCACTGCCCATTGCTGCCCGTCTGAGGGCGATGGCCTACATCGTCACCGGTGGCTTTGGGAGGGACTCTTATCTTCTGAATTGATTCTGTGCTCAGACTGGTTTTGTGCCAGACCTCGTGATTTTAGGGACAGTAAGATTCTCAGGTccttaaatgtattttcttggTGGACAAGAAATTGTTAAAAGCAACAGTCCAGCCAAGGCCCTGCCTTGATACCTGGATTCCTGGGGCCAGAACATAAGGACACAGGGTAGCTTGAGAAGGCATCCAGTGGCTCCACACAGGGTTTTTTGTTACCAGCAGAGGGCACTGTGTCCCCATTGAATCTTAATTAGATAAATCCATGCCCCGTTTTTAGGAAAACTGGTTGAAGGAATTGGTGAGTCATAACTTACGTAGGTAGTCTAGCACCTAACTGAAAATAGTGTTGAGAGGCTGACTTGAGTTGAATTAGCTTTAGCTTTTAGTTTTCTGGGTTAGACTGGGTATAATCTGGGTTGTTAAACCTGTGTGTATACCTGTCATTTCTAAGTGACGAGTAGTCTTGTGTGGTTAGTGGTGACCACATTGCCGCAGATTCGTGCTGTGTGCACTGAAGGTGGCTCAGTAGTATAGCGCTGGGCAGCTTTTAAAAAGCCTTATTTGGATTTTGGTCCTCATAGCTTGTATTTGCAGTGTTATACTGCTCTTTTTAAAAGTGGCTTATTGGCAGATAACAGCGTGCTAGATGGCTAGGGTAAACCAGAGCAGGTACCCCAAAGGCACTGGCCAGAAGGACCAGTCGGGAACAGGGAGCTGGTTGGTGGAAGGTTCTTGGTGTTTGGCCCGGCTTGCGGTCCTCTCACGCTGAATTCCCTGTGCCTTTCTAGATGCGCCTGCTTCCTCTGCGCCAGAAGAAGGCCCACCTCATGGAGGTCCAGGTGAACGGAGGCACTGTGGCTGAGAAACTGGACTGGGCCCGTGAGAGGCTCGAGCAGCAGGTGCCTGTGAGCCAAGTGTTTGGCCAGGATGAGATGATCGATGTCATTGGGGTGACCAAGGGCAAAGGCTACAAAGGTGAGCTTTGCAGTGGCCTGAGTTGCTGTGGTTACCCTGGGAGAGTGATGTCAGGCCACGCTGTTCAGTGATGAGGCCCTGGAATGAGCGCTGGGCGCAGTGTCCAAGTCAGACTGCGGAAATGTTCCTTGCTGCCTTCCTTCTGGGAACAGCTCTGGTCAGGTGGTTGGGTCAGTGTGTGGGATTGGGGTGAATGGTTTTCAAACACACTGCAAAACACTGGGCTCGAGGCTTCGTGAATCCTCTTGGGTCCACATGATATTCTGGTACAGGGATGATTCTCTAAGACCTGATCTTGTTGCTGAAAAGGGTTATGTCTAAGCTGATAATCACCTTGGATGGATGGAGGTATAGTAAGGGAGAGGATTGTTGCAGTCAGGTGTTGTATTTCTTTGGACAAAGTACCACGAACTGAAGTTGGGCATTCATAGCACGAAAGGGCCAGTGGCGTGGTGCTAGGCATCATGTTAACAGCCTGTGTCTCTTCCAGGTGTCACCAGCCGTTGGCACACCAAGAAGCTGCCCCGTAAGACCCACCGAGGGCTGCGCAAGGTTGCCTGTATTGGGGCGTGGCATCCTGCCCGGGTGGCTTTCTCTGTGGCTCGGGCTGGGCAGAAAGGCTACCATCACCGCACTGAGATCAACAAGAAGGTGAAGTGCACGTGGGGGCCCTGTGGAGACTTCAATCTTAGGGGAGCAGAGTGGCTCCGTTATTGGGGATTGTGGGGTTCTGGTCCTTGTCATCAGTCCACTGGGTGGAGCATCACGTGGACTTCGTTGCTCATGCCTGGTGGCACAGTTGTGATTCATCAGTGTCCTGGTTTGTAAAGTGCCATCCTTGAAGGTGATTTTGGTCGGGTTGAGGATGGGAGCCTCGTCGATCCTCTTCTGTCCCGTGCTGTTGGAGAGGCCCCATCCCTTATCTCCCTGGATGGCATTGTTCAGGCCCAGGCAGCTTTTCTTTGCTGCAAGCCTGGGACGCCCCATCACGAGGGTCAAGGTCATAAACTGCTTTCCCAGAGTCCTTTGCAGGCTACCCTGCCCCCAAGTTGGGGAATCATTTGTCCCTAATGGCAGTCCTTGCCTCCAGTCAACTTGAGTCCCTGCCTTGTTTTCTTGTTAATCAAATATTTAtgctcatttcttccttcagatcTACAAGATTGGTCAGGGCTACCTCATCAAGGACGGCAAACTGATCAAGAACAATGCCTCTACTGATTACGATCTGTCTGACAAGAGCATCAATCCTCTGGTGAGTAATGGGAGCTGTCCTTGCAAATCCTGTCTGGTCTGGCGGGGGATTTCCCTGAGTCCCAGGCCCATAAGGGCCAGGATCAGTTTTTACCCACAGTTCACTGGTGCCCTGGGCAGCATCCAGCCATGGTGGGGACTGTTTGGTGCGGGGTGGGGCCAGCTGTTCAGTGATGAGACCCTGGAATGAGCGCTGGGCACAGCGCCCGAGTCAGACTGCGGAAGTATTCCTCGCTGCCTTCCTTCTGAGAACAGCTCTGGTCAGGTGGCTGTCCTGGGCCCACCAGGCCCAGGGCGTGGGTGTTGTCAGACCTGGCTACAGCCTCATGCTTGATCTGTGCTGACCCGATGACCTTGCTCCTTTCCAGGGTGGCTTTGTCCACTACGGTGAGGTAACCAATGACTTCGTCATGCTCAAAGGCTGCGTGGTGGGAACCAAGAAGCGAGTGCTCACTCTGCGCAAGGTGAGGCTGGGCGGGGAGTGCCGAGCTCTGTTAGGGGAGTTGGTTGGGAGGAAAAGCAGGAACTGCTACGCCTGACGTCTTGGGAGGAGAAGATTCTCTGTCTGGCCTGGCCCAGATGTTTGTTGCTTGCCTATATATATTTCTCATCTGTGTCTTCACCTCATCCCTCTAAGATGAAGGGCTGTGAACTAAGGTGGTACAGGGAAAGGCTTGGCTCTCTAACCTTCCCCTCTTGGCCCACAGTCCTTGCTGGTACAGACCAAACGGCGGGCCCTGGAGAAGATCGACCTCAAATTTATTGACACCACCTCCAAATTTGGTCATGGTCGCTTCCAGACTGTGGAGGAGAAGAAAGCCTTCATGGTGAGTACTTACCTTGCTGCCCtcaggctggggtggggatgaCTTTCAGCTTCTGTCACCTGTCAGCCTGCCCATGTGGTGCTGATACAGAAGGTGCTGCGTTTGTGCCAGGGCAGGGGAGACCAGTCCAGAGTCTGGCCACTGGGGTTGGGAAAGTTGTGACTGCTGCCTTCTGTCTCTAACCTTGCTGCTTTTCTCTCCACAGGGACCACTTAAGAAGGACCGAATTGCAAAGGAAGAAGGGGCCTAATAGAACAGATTGTACAGCTGGTAGAatctcaataaaattattttccagtgaCATCTGTCTCTGACTATGCTTTCTCAGTTCTGGCTGCTTCCCTTGGGCCCTCATGCTCCCTGGGTGCCCCCAGCTGTTTGCCCTACCACGGTGGCCCCATGCCTGGTGAAGATGAAGCAAAAGTTGAGAGCCCGCAGCCTGGGGAGTGAgctttgtgtgaaatgtttgtCGTTGGGCAAGGCGTCTGGGCCGCTTGTGTGGCAGTGCACGATCTGGACTCATTGTCACCCACTGGCAGGGCAGACCCTGGCTCTGCTGAGTGTCCAGCCACATGGTTTAGTCACTGATCGCTGGAGGCATTCCAGTTGGGGCTTGCTGAGGTTCTTTCGTAGCCATCAGCCAGGTTCTGGCTGTGGGAGGGAATGGATGTCAAGCAGAAGGGCCCCTTGGGGCTCAGAACACGAATTTGCTTTGTGGCAGGCCCTGGTGATTAAAATCGACTTCATTAGAATGAGAATACGGGTTGGTGGGGGCTGAGTGCCTTGACCTGGCTCACCTGGCTGGTCATGTTACTGAAACTCTTTGCATTCTGGTCTCTCTCCAGCCCCTGTGTTGTGCTGACCATTGTTGAGCATCTGGCATCTTGCAGGTCAGTCAGCAAACtcctgggagatggagagggaagcctggcgtgctgcagtacatggggttgcaaagagtcagacataaagtAACTGAACAGCAGGCTGTTGAGCAGCTTGGTTCCTGGATCTCTGCACTGGCCTCTGGGGTCTCGCCCACCCTTTGGTGCAGTGAATCCCAGCATCTCCTTTCCAATCCCAGCTGCCCACGTCATCTGCCTATGTGGCATGTTTTGCTTTGGCCCCGCCTAAGCAGGGCAGAGACCACGGCCCCCGCACTTCTGACATCCCTGCTCCGCATCTTGGCAGCCAGCCGGTTCTGGtattctctgagccttggttttctatTCTTTGGAGGAGTCTTAATGGGAAGATTGGCCCAGCGAGCATGTGTGCTCCACTGTGTCgactgacccaatggactgtgtgcagcatgccaggctcccctgtgccatTTTGCAGACGagtccaggagtgggttgccatttccttcatgggatctccctgacccaggaatctaacccaagGCACTGCGGGTTCTGTCAGGATTACTGGAGGCGGCCTGAGTTGAGCCTCTGGTTCTGAATAAACGTGcccctccacacccccacccctgccccctccacGCTTGGGTAGGTTCTGTGGTAGAGGAGGCTGAGTAGGAACGCTTAAGCCTGGGGCCCCTCCCCACCATCTATGTTTGCCCAGCTTTCCTGGAGTCCCTTCTGAGTTGAGTAGGGCAGTGGGCTACCCTTGCAGCACCTGTCTTCCCAGGACCCTGGCCCTGACTGGCGGGAGCTGCACTCAAGGCTGGAGCCACCAGGGGGCGAGTGCGCAGCACCCAGTTGGGACAGCCTTGTAGGATTCTGGACTTTGCAGGGGCTTCAGTTCCCTCCCCAACCAGGGCTCTTCAGATGCCCCATAGTCCCCGGTGTCAAGCCCACAGCCAGAGGGTCAGGACCTGCCCCAAGGTCCCCAGGCAGCTCTGGCAGAACCAGAGCATGGGAGCTAGGTTCCTGGTCTTGTCACTGCAGAAGCTCCTCTCCAGTCACGTCCTGGGGAAGGTGCTGAGATGGTTAAGGCCCCATCTCGTCCCCTCACCCACCCCAGTTGCCCTTGGCCTCTGAGCCTGTGGGCCTCTGCGGACCTTATGTCAGCCCTGGAGCCTAGCTGCCCATCCAGCCCAGGTGGGAAAGGCTTTTCTGGTTTGAGATGTCTTGGCTGGGCCTGACTCCCTTTTAGGAATCTGCCCAGGTGTAGAGGATGACTGGGGATGTGGGGTCCAGAGAACAGGCTGATGGCGTCCACACATGCTCCACAGCAGAGACAGACCACACCCTCCTGGCCCCACACCTGTGCACAGAGAGACTTCAAGAGCAGGCTTGCCTGACAGACCCTGTCTGCCGACCATCCCCATATCCCCATGTCCCCATCCTCCTTGTTTCTGCCCTGCCCCTGGCCAGGAAGTGATCTTGGGCACCTCCCAGATCACAGATCTGAACCTCAGCCTCAGCTGGTTGGAGACGGACACCTTGGCAGTGGTGGTTGTGGGACCTAGTGCAGAAGGTAGGTCCAGTGGGTGCACAGAACGGCTGGAGCTGTGGTCAGAATgagaatttgggcttcccaggggaacAGTAAGCCCACCCATGTGTGTGGGATCAGCTTCACTCTTAAGAAACCCTGAGTGCCCGCCAGGCACACAGGTGCTGGGGAAGCCGTGCTGAACTTAGAGGCCCAGCTCTTGAGCTTATCCTCTAGCTGGGGAGGGCAGACAGTAAACAGTGGCAAACAGGACAGTTTTAGAAgtgaccagggacttccctggttgcccagtggttaagaccgagcttccactgcagggggtacagattctatccctggttggggaaataagagcCTAGGCTGTGCCTCACAGACTAAAAGAGTAAAAAAGATAAAACGTTGGTCTGCTAAGGTTTATTATTTAGATAATAGAAGCGATGGATGCTTTGGCCCTGAATCAAGGCCAGCAGTTTGCAGAAGCTGTCAGTGTTAAGCAGGAGCCTAAAGAAATCTTTGTATGGTCTGTTGGCCTTTTCAgaactttgaaaatgaaatagtCAAATGATTCAAAAGAAACATCTGAGTCATTGGTGATAGATATGGGGTAATACTTACTTGTAGTTGATTAATGCATTTGTTAGTTGATTCCAGAATTTAGAGATCCCTGATataacttggggcttcccaggtagctcagtggtaaagaatctgcctcccaatgcaggagacatgggttcaatccctgggttgggaggatcccctggaagaagaaatggcaacccactctagtattcttgcctggaaaatcccagggacagaggagcctggcgggctacagtccatggggtcacaaacaggcagacagaactgagcatacacacaggaTTTAACTTGTTCATTAGAATTATGATACTGTTAAACCCAATTACTACAAATAGAATTGCTGTGGATCTAAAAACAGTAGGATGATTCTGAACTGTGCGTGCTGtatagctgcagtccatgggattctccaggcaagaatactggggtggattgctatttcctcctccaggagttctttccaatccagggatcgaatctgtgtctcttgtttctcctgcactggcaggcaggttcttcaccactggggccacctgggaagtccctctaaaCTGTAAGCTTCTTTTGAATATTATCATTTTGTAAGGTCAGGGCCCTGACTGGTATATTTTACTCTTCATTCAAATTGGAAACTTATATTTACTATTGGGTTGTAAAACTTTTTGAGCTGATTCTTGGATTATgagtggcttcccaa is from Bubalus bubalis isolate 160015118507 breed Murrah chromosome 4, NDDB_SH_1, whole genome shotgun sequence and encodes:
- the RPL3 gene encoding 60S ribosomal protein L3 isoform X1; its protein translation is MSMRRNGVQCRPRDPTSAAGARSHAGRGGARLGFIYLARLAGRPLPAASEGRMSHRKFSAPRHGSLGFLPRKRSSRHRGKVKSFPKDDSSKPVHLTAFLGYKAGMTHIVREVDRPGSKVNKKEVVEAVTIVETPPMVIVGIVGYVETPRGLRTFKTIFAEHISDECKRRFYKNWHKSKKKAFTKYCKKWQDADGKKQLERDFSSMKKYCQVIRVIAHTQMRLLPLRQKKAHLMEVQVNGGTVAEKLDWARERLEQQVPVSQVFGQDEMIDVIGVTKGKGYKGVTSRWHTKKLPRKTHRGLRKVACIGAWHPARVAFSVARAGQKGYHHRTEINKKIYKIGQGYLIKDGKLIKNNASTDYDLSDKSINPLGGFVHYGEVTNDFVMLKGCVVGTKKRVLTLRKSLLVQTKRRALEKIDLKFIDTTSKFGHGRFQTVEEKKAFMGPLKKDRIAKEEGA
- the RPL3 gene encoding 60S ribosomal protein L3 isoform X2, with protein sequence MDYSWISTSAFEIQDVSPLAGGPCVRLFGSSVKKSHRKFSAPRHGSLGFLPRKRSSRHRGKVKSFPKDDSSKPVHLTAFLGYKAGMTHIVREVDRPGSKVNKKEVVEAVTIVETPPMVIVGIVGYVETPRGLRTFKTIFAEHISDECKRRFYKNWHKSKKKAFTKYCKKWQDADGKKQLERDFSSMKKYCQVIRVIAHTQMRLLPLRQKKAHLMEVQVNGGTVAEKLDWARERLEQQVPVSQVFGQDEMIDVIGVTKGKGYKGVTSRWHTKKLPRKTHRGLRKVACIGAWHPARVAFSVARAGQKGYHHRTEINKKIYKIGQGYLIKDGKLIKNNASTDYDLSDKSINPLGGFVHYGEVTNDFVMLKGCVVGTKKRVLTLRKSLLVQTKRRALEKIDLKFIDTTSKFGHGRFQTVEEKKAFMGPLKKDRIAKEEGA